The nucleotide sequence gcAGAATTATTTCACATTCAGGTCCAAAAATATTCATATGACAgaaatatgactttttttgtggggggttgtgtgtgtatataaatgtataacatctgaagtggatcaaaaccttttatcaaagttgtcctaaaattatTAAACAACACCTATTCTTGCCTTTTTTGAAAAACTTTGAGCcaattcaaatgttgactactgtacattgtgtctatatacatacatatacacttacggtcaaaagtttggggtcctttttgtattattattgttcatcgaggcggcatttattaaacataaaaaaaatgtaatacttatttattaaatatttattacttgcTAAAtatgtcattattgcttttattactattaccattaataattatattattaatacaaataataataacaataatcattaatattacagtgatttataaaggatcatgtgactgaagattggagtaatgaagcagaaaattcaacattaaaatcactggaataaatgattaaactaaattataaactacttttaaacagttattttatagtgcaataacatttcacaatttgtactgtattttttattaaagttttaattttattttaaaacttttaaaaatccaactgaccccacacacacacacaatgttactCTAACATATTAATTGTATATCCAATGAAACTGAGTATTTTCACATGATCTCAATTTTTTTCtatagctacacacacacacacacacacacacgcacacacacacacacacacacacacacacacacacacacacacacacacacacacacacacacacacacacacacacacacacacacacacacacacacacacacaatcattcattCCTCATCTCTAGTTCTCTCACccacataaacatgcacacaatTTCAGCTTAGTTTAAGTTAGTTAAAGCGGTTTCCTCAACAAATCAAAGGGACAAAACAAAAAGACCCACCCCACCAGAAAAAAAAGCAGTAGTACTGAATGAACATAATGATTACGGTCATCTGTGCTGTGAGATTTACAAAAAAGCTTACTGTACTGTGCCGTGAGCCCATATCATTTACCCGTTTCACTTAACAAGTAACAATACAAAAagttatattttgattaaaaaaaaaatttaaaaagaaatgaaaggaAAGGAAATGGGGAGGCAGACGAGAGGCAGAGGTGTTGGGCTTCAGCGTTTGGAGAGGAAACGAAAAGCAGGCAGGgcaccttttttgtttttctttttttgtttttaaacttaaaactcAAGCTGCATTTGATACAGGCTTTTCTTTGTACAAGACAATTGCACTTCACAGAAATAAAAGctgaaatatacaaacacacgAGGAAATGTGAATCAAATTAATTACACcaacaaaaaaatgcaatgaattaaaaaaaaaaacaagtgttggattttttttgttttcgttttgttttttaagaTGGTGGTGTTAAGAATAAAAGGTTTCAGGAAGAGAGTGATGACAAGAGTATGCAGAAAATTTCCAGAAGGTACCATTGCCTTGCATTGAGAGGGAACATTATGTGAACAAAGAGAGGGAGCCCTCGTtcccttcctcctcctcttcctcctcctcctcctcctcctcctctttccaAACAGTCCAGAGCAGCGGAGCCGGGCTGCGGTAGGGGTTCTTGTGCGGGTCCTgtagtagttgagggtttttgtGCAGGTTCTGGTGCCGGGTCCTGGAGGAAAGGTTGTTGTGCAGGGTTCTGGAGGGTTGTAAACTCTGTGCAGTGTTTAAAGGGGCAGGGCTACCACATGTCATCCGTGGATGCAGAGTCCTTGAATGGAGAGAGGAGGAGAGCAGCTTGTGAGACGCCACCAAGCTCCAACTGTCAGCCACTCAGgaaaacacgtgtgtgtgtgtgtgtgtgtgtgtggtgtcacAGTATGAAACACAGATGAAGCAGACAAAGCACCAATGATTTTAGGCAAGGCTGATGGAAATGATGGAAGGATCCAAATCTTGTGTTTAAATGGCCAAACTGATATGCTGTTTGCAACTGACAGAAATTACGGCACTTGATGTTGTTTGTGTGCCAACAGGCTACTTTGGGATTTTAggcggagaaaaaaaaaaaaaaaaaaaaaagtagaagcaATCAATCTTTGGTCTTTAGAAATAAAACTGGTATCACTGTGAACAGAGTTATATTTAAGATACTGGTGCTTTACACtacaattcaaatatatatataatatatccagaaagattaaaaaaatgaaaataaaattcaattgtGGCTCTATTGATAGTTTTCCAAATTCAGATGTGTTAAAGTCTCACTAATGACTGCATATTCCTAATCAAAATCAGTATTTGGAAAACAAGCGTTAGAGTCACAGCAATCTCTCTGGAACTGTTGGGTAGCTGTAAAAGTGCACCCAACCCCAGAAATCTAGGAGGCTGCCCTTAAAAGCACCGCCCATAAAGACAAACATACAACCAACAGATAAACATTTAACACATTAACATAAAAACCAACCCACCAGAGTTCACACTTAACAGGCTGAACTGGCCATTAtcagtacaaaaaaaaacctgaaaaaaaggagtgaaaaatggcaaaaactgAAAGGAATAGTTCTATTGTTATTTTGAGAAGGactgaactgttttttttttttaaacggttGTGACACTGACTGGAAGAGCAGCCTGAGGTGTGGCAGGTCAAGGCTGAGAGTCATGAAAAACATCAGAATCAAGAGCTGAGTGCTGAAGTAAAGAGCACCAGAGGTACCGGATTTTCAGTCAGTTCTTACACATTATCAGTCAAGTCTATATGGGAGtggaaggaaaaaaataaaaaacatttcaggATTACTAATTGAACAATGTTAGGATTTATTAAATACAGATTATGCCTCAAGGGATGCCAAAagtattattttgaaaaaaaaaaaattgttaacacCAATCTTTTTAGTGCCAGCTAGCTTTAATAAATGGATGATTTAAAACGCCAGATTTATAAAGAGTGATACGGCAATTTACAGTTATGTGTATGTCTATAAATATTCAAAAGCACTTCTTGGTCCAAATGCTTTTAAAGTTGTATCTGTTCTATTGCTATAATTCATTTTTTACTGTGTTTGAGTAATTACATTAAAAAGTTGTGCTTAAAGACTACATAAATTAGGAATAattgttgtaatatttatattgcgTGTTATATGATATGTTTAAGGTGCAATTTTGAAAGTGACAGTATTGTGGAGCTATACAATTTCACAGgtattaaaattatttagtttgCTAACGTGGCTACcctgaaacatttatttatcacAGTTTATTAACCCTTTTTTTCAGAACTGTGCTGAATTCAAGAGAGACATAATCAATGAAAAAATAATCTGGTAAAACTGTATATTAGTgctttattagggctgcacaacaatATATTCTTTCAGCagtgatatcgcaatgtgcgcatctgcaatagtcacaccgcaagatatgcaatgttaattCTGAAATATacttgaccaggagccacagaacacaTGATTTGTAGATTTTCCATGTGACTGAGCATTTAATAAGAGTTTAGAACATTTGAGCACAAAAAataatgatgttttatttatttatccagaaTTGATACGatttatgcaacaacaaaaaaaagattttcttactctgaatttttgtcttgtttctagtccaaatatctacattccaaagcaaaaacaagattttacATGCCACACTGGCAGATATTTTTGCTTgcttaaagaaaaaaatgattcatttcttctgaaggtaaaaagcaaaacaatatttttacttgaccttagaatttttagatatttggacaagaaacaggACAAAGCAaagagaaaagcattttttttttgcattgtggttATTCCATTTTTGTACCCAATTACTGTTAGACTCAAAAAAAcccaaacagagctattcaaaccatctacTCAAATCACAATATTTAAATCGCAAGAAAAAAAACGAAATAtctaatttttccaatatcgtgcagccctactccatattgtttttctttttatcaatttatttaaagaatttgGATTTGGAGGGCTCCATCATGCACTCAACCAAACCCTTTCCAAAGCACAGCTCGGCCTATCCAGCGCCACCAGAAGAGAGCAGATAAATATAATGGAATAGGATGACAACAtgcaaaaaaaactaatgaaagaACAAAAGACTTGAACAGGTGACAAACAACCTAATCATGCAACGTAACTGTATGTAAATTGTACAGCGCAACAAAAACCATGCAAGCAAACGCCACGACAGGCTGATGTACTTACTGTATCCTCGTTCCTGTATGGGTTGAGTTTGTTGTATACTGCTTCAATTACACTCCGCCTATATGACAAAAGATAGACGTGTATAAGATTATGGGAAGAAACATGGATTCTGCTGCAAAACCTACTAAAATACCTAATCATAACTGgaataaatcttaaaaatgtgTAATCTGGTGAAGATCCAAGCTTGACTGACATAAGTTTGTAAGACTGTGGGATGACACGACAGAAAAAAATCATCTATAGTTCAAATGTTTGAATTCattattaacaaaataacttcttttatttttaaataagtgaCAGAAAAGACAATTATTATGTTACAAATTTGTTTCATGTCAAACGaactcagattttttttacattttaaatttctaaaaataaaaaaaatctgctgtttCCACAAACTGCTTAAAACTGATATATTAAAAATTGCTTTAGCACTAAATCAAATGTTAATGACTTTTTAAGAATCATGTTATATAAAAAAGTACAGTAATTTTAATAATCAAggctgctgaaaattcagttttgccaattgattttaaaaagtgttcAAATGGAAAATGggtattttaaattgtataatataGTACAGTAGTATTATGGTGTTTGCTGTATGCTAAATGCAGTCTGGGTAAGCATAACAGACCTTGTTTACAAATGGTATTAAGACAGCTTTTCTACATTCACTACaaacaaatatttgaaatatttccgAGATTGTCCACTTTTAACCACTTCCAaggaagttaaaaaaaaacattcaaaccaAATCACTTCCATAGTACAAATGCTGATGTGCTCGAATGTGTTTGAATAGACACTAAAAACCACCTCCTCTACGCCCACTGACATCAttcttaaaggtcccgtgaaattaaaataaaacatattagatattcatttcagtctgttagttttaaggatatctattagctagtgagctccaaaacagtgaaaaaaattgtttggaaaatataaaattgatataaacatccaaagcttgcagttagTCACTACCGCATAATCGATTAATAGTTTCTTTCACGTCACCTCAGTTTCTCATACATTTTTGACCAAACAAATGCTCGCTTGCATCTGGTATGCCCCGCCTACTTCAAaacgcttctcatttgatgcgcttgatctcaacTACTCTCACTGGAAGAGCTGTGATAAATGAAATTCTATTGGATGTTTTTAAAggagaggagctactctatgtcacattctctcttcatttttcattgagattacatcaaacatcaaaaataaaaaaaaatccacatttcaaagcacttcacaggacctttaaacattacaaaatgtGTAGTTGAAGCGAGCCAGTCAGACAAGACTACAACTTTGCTGACTGACATTGTATACCCACCCCCTCCCCCTTCAGGAACAGTCACGGCGGGTATAAAACGGGGCGGGGCGGGCAGCGGGACAACAAATGCTGACTATAAGCGAGAGGGTTCGGACtaaaacctggcgggagcggGATCAAAAATTTTGTCCGGTGCAGATCTCTACACCCATCCACTGACCCTTCCTTCAAAAGGAGGTAAACGTTGACAAATGTGACTGATTACAATATTAAGTGTAACCAGTAATGTGTCCTTGCTTAATCTGATCTGattaaggctgaattatacttcgGCATCAAGTGATAGCCTTGACCCAcatgtagtcgtgcatttatacttctgtgttctgtttgtgttgctctgcgatAACACTTccaaacgctagctggcagctgGTTCTTCTCTGTCGACTTTCTTCACAGGTGTTTAGTTTTTTGTGAATCCTACCCCAATGtaaaagtagctaaaactcactcattcagaggcgggaacacatggacgtgcaacaactttgatcataaggtaaacacaaaacaagtttcCATATGGAGCTCCTTcgtgggactcgacacttgtaaactcTCACTCCAACAGGTTCACTGCTCTActgcggctctcagcaccacccacacttgCCAACattaccaaaccgaccaatcacagagcgtACAATCTGCGTTGTAGTTACAATgtaatgtgtagttacatttattACGAGGTGCGCGTCAGCATCATGGCTAGAGGTATAAGACCATgcgaaggctgcaccggaccatatGCAAGACCTCcaagcaaaagtataaatcagccttaaggcccCATCCACACGGCAATAAATTTAGGTCAACAAGCAAAACGTAATATTGTTTAAGTCTATTATCCATGAATGGAATCTAAAATCAACTTTTTTGATAAGAGTTTACAGTGTGGAAAAATCTCAAAATGTCAATGGCTCGTAGCTGTGTGAATGGGCAAAACGCTATCTTTTAGCAATCATGGCGTAACCGCACTAAGTAAACAGAGGAAGGAAGAATCCTACACATAACCGGTAACAACAATGGTGGATTAACAGAGCTGTGCTTGAGCGCTAAAGGACTACATGCAGATGCTCACTTTATATTTCTTTGATTTTAGTGCATCTTTGAAacaataggtgtgtgtgtgtgtgtatgtgcaaaaCTTGTAGAATcagcaaacagaaaaaaaaaaaacatgctcgtTGCTGTATGGACATCGCATCTCAATAGTAGTGTGCAATTGACATGAGAATTACTTACTAATGATTTGCTAAAATCTTGCATGAACAGATCGCTGGGGTTTAGGAAAGTATGGTACTCACTTGCTGGCCAGTTCTCCTCCAGGGGGTAGGTTTGGGATGCTCTCAGATGCTAACGTGCGCATCACATGTACCAGGTCGGGCACACCTTCTTCTCCCTGCCTCTTCAGGATCTCTGTTATAACAACAACCTTAATCAAGCATGATCCAGATCAATAGCTAATTTATTAATGACGTTGAGTAAGTTGAGCTCAAACCTTCTACTCGGCTCTCTAGGTATTTATCAAGCTCCGCTTCCCTTTTAACAGCTTCAGGGGAAACCTTCGGTGCACTGACGAAACACACCAGCACAACGCTCATGTTGTCACGACTTCCCTGTTAATACACAGAAGAAGGGAGAGGTTCATCAAAATTTAAATTGAGCCAATTTAAACTAATTGAAAACATTGAGGAAAGATAGCAGTGAAAATTTAAAACTTGAAGATTTTGTAATGAAGACTTCCTATACTACAGAATTAGGTTTCACTATTCTTGAAATAAGcgatgcacgatatatcggcggccatatcgaTATCAGCCAATAtaagctatttttaatgttatggtTATCAGTCCGATATCAAAATTAgtccgatatctttaagccgatagattacGTAATTGTATTGCCTTCCTCATGCAATGTGTGGGtcaaacttgttcagacttgtccggTTCCCTATAAGCTtttctcacattgtttattccttcaaagtctaTTCCCACAAagtttgtgtggtattgctgtttGTAAATAATTCAGTAAGTAACCATTTTGCTCATCATTGCAGATTTGTTTAGAGAGTCGTCATGTTTCTTGGTTTAAATTGCCtcagaaaaaatattacacatgTATAAATGAAAGAACTTTTTGTGTGAGCACAAGAGAATCTTGCGGGAGTGTGTTAATAAGTGTCAAATGACCCAGCGACTAACAATTGTGGATtactgtacatgtttttttttccaagaataTTTGAGttggtttcagttcttagttcttttattttcgtttttattttattttttaaaaattattttacttgtttgttaattaaatcccgtTTTGtcatttaacctattatttttatgtaacAGTCAATTTGCATGTTAACTTGATATGAAGAAATGGaaattatttttggcatgctgaattatgtgaaatcgtgaatataggtctataGAATCACCTtgccattttaaatattatagttttttgctttgagtaggaTGTtttaagatcagttcaaacttttatgaagttttaaataaaatctagttgttcactgtataaaaatgtgaaatgttttgaaatatttatatttatcagcctATATTTCAGTTATCCGCCTctaaatctaaagagttatcaaTATCGACCCAAAAATCCATATCATCCCATGCATCCCTACTTAAAAATCACTTCAAAATGCTGGCATAGATcaataaatgctaaaaaaaaaaaaaaaaaaaaagctcaaatggTCAGCacgatagcctagtggttagcgcgttgaCATATGGTGGAGTAGCACTTCAGGGAGTACCGAGTTCGAAtaccggctcgaggacatttcccgtccctaccgtctctctttctcttcctctctctcccacgtcacttcctgtctgaaatattgtcctatccacttaaaggcaaaaaggccatatttctttatttaaaaaaaaaaagcacaattgCTTGGGTTAATGTGGTTTTGAACGAACAGGAGACGTTTATCCGatcaaaaaatatcaaataatcagTAATATAGTTAAAACTGATcacttttaataaatgttaagaATGTCACAAGTAAATTCTGTCTCATGATTGGAAAGGCTCAAAAAATGTGTATACTGATTTTAATATGCAGATTCTATggccaatttattattattattttaattaatgttgtaGAAAACTTGATTAATTAGTTTCATACATCCTTGCTAAAAACCTTACTGAtttctaaatattaataataaaaaaataataataaaaaaaaaaaagtactcacCTTGTACAAGCAGGTATCCACAATCTCATTGCAGACCCTCTCCAGATCGTCGGTCACCTCAAGTCGTGAACGAACAAAATCGCACAGCTCCTCATTGGCCATCACATCCCAGATCCCATCGCAAGCGAGAACAATAAACTCATCCTCCGCCTCTGACCGCTCGATAGCACAGACCTCGGGCTCCGGCGACACCAGCTGCTCCGTGGGACCCTTACCATGTACACACTTATAGTCAAAGTCCCCCAGAGCCCTGGACACCGCCAGAGACCCATTGACACGTTGGATCATCACAGACCCTCCAGCGTTCTGGATCCTTTCCTTCTCGAGGGGGTTGCTGGGTTTGTGGTCCTGTGTGAAGAAGTGCACCGCCCCTCCGCGGCTCAGCAACCCGCGCGAGTCTCCGCAGTTGATAAAGTAGATATGGCGAGGTGAAATCATCACTCCGACAGCCGTCGAGCCACTGCGGTCAGCTCCACCATGCTTCTTTTCTGAAATCTGCCGCATGTGATCGTCGATCTGAAGGAAACCAGTGCGAATTCCCGATTTCACGCTGTCCACACTGGGCTCCACGGCTGGTCCCCCTCCTCCGCCTCCGCCCTGGAAGTCAGGGTTGCTGGTGATGTGCTCCAGAAGGTGCTCGCAGCAGTAACGTGCCACCTGTGATCCCGCGTGGCCATCATAAACAGCAAAGAACGACCAGAGGTCCAGACTGTTGGGCAGGCCGATGACAGCAGTGTGCGCATCTTCCATCTCAACACGCCAGCCCTGCATGCTGCTCAGGCCGTAGCGAAGACTGTTGCCATCCCCATGAGCATTATGTTTCTCCATCTTTGGCTTATCCAGAAATGCACCCATCTCTGCTGCTTAGGAATCTAAAACAGAAAAGTTCAAGAATGATGAGTAACAGCAGAACAAGGTCAATTCTTTATAGGGCTGTGCATCAGTCTGACATCAATATATACTTTTTgagttaataataacaattatttaacTGACATTTTGCTGAATGCGTTTTTGTGCTGATACCTAGGCTGGTTTGGGGATTTTGTGCATAAATATCATTAAAAACCACCAGTAGGTAGCGATAAGTTATTGTCTTAATGCATACTTTGAATGATTAATTCAAGTGATTCATTCAAACATGCGGATTCATTTACGATGAAACAAGTTGAGCATCTTTATCAATGGCTGATTGAATCAGTGAATGACTTTCTTGATTTATTCAAGAAACAAAACACCAAtgtgattcatttagaaacaaaacatCACTGTTTCTCTGATATACATAAATGATCTGCTCTCGATTTGTTTGGAACCATCTCCATTCCCACAAAAAAAGAGAATATTTCCAACTGCAGTTGTGCTCACTCTGTGGTATTCTGCAAAGCTACACTATTGCTTGTGTGATATTACTGAACTAGATCATATAtttcttgtaaataataaaaactcttAAACTTAGACTCTTAAACATAACTTAGActcttaaaagtgtttttttttatagtcagtAGCATAATCAGAGTCAGCTTGCACATtgttaaaacaataattacaatattacTGTGTTGACGGTAAACATTACCATTTGTGTACCAAGAGGGCAGGATTAAGAGGCTGCATGATTTGCCTAAATAAAAACAACTCTGTGTGCAATATTCAGTTGTCCAGTGATAATGCAGGATGCTGTGCTTATCCCCAAAAATAAAGAATATACCTCAAGTAAAATAAACTGATATTTTTACTCATCATAACCTTTCAAGTTACATAATTTTTCATGCAACAAC is from Danio aesculapii chromosome 13, fDanAes4.1, whole genome shotgun sequence and encodes:
- the ppm1aa gene encoding protein phosphatase 1A, translated to MGAFLDKPKMEKHNAHGDGNSLRYGLSSMQGWRVEMEDAHTAVIGLPNSLDLWSFFAVYDGHAGSQVARYCCEHLLEHITSNPDFQGGGGGGGPAVEPSVDSVKSGIRTGFLQIDDHMRQISEKKHGGADRSGSTAVGVMISPRHIYFINCGDSRGLLSRGGAVHFFTQDHKPSNPLEKERIQNAGGSVMIQRVNGSLAVSRALGDFDYKCVHGKGPTEQLVSPEPEVCAIERSEAEDEFIVLACDGIWDVMANEELCDFVRSRLEVTDDLERVCNEIVDTCLYKGSRDNMSVVLVCFVSAPKVSPEAVKREAELDKYLESRVEEILKRQGEEGVPDLVHVMRTLASESIPNLPPGGELASKRSVIEAVYNKLNPYRNEDTDPDILFFRGFY